The following proteins are encoded in a genomic region of Deinococcus sp. YIM 134068:
- a CDS encoding cytochrome c oxidase assembly protein produces the protein MSLPTDLNPSLTELLALRFDPLVWLPVLAVTGVYAWRFAVARRSEEGRARWPVWRAVLFALGMVLLILATQSAATTLTLNSMALYMSRLMVLAEVVPPLLILGLPRGVAIDPRRPLGRILGVLLDPWVALAVWFAVVIFWNVPAGFNASIVTNTAGALLPALYLLSSLLVWGVVLRPLPSVQPASIGSRGWFGLLAALPMMSVAAVWLYSRQVLYTPYVAALCLWNLTPLDNQQISGWIMMLAGTPAMALAFIQLMGWLIELTDGGARPPAAKG, from the coding sequence GTGAGCCTGCCTACCGACCTCAACCCCAGCCTGACTGAGCTGCTCGCGCTGCGCTTCGACCCGCTCGTGTGGCTGCCCGTCCTCGCGGTGACGGGGGTGTATGCCTGGCGCTTCGCCGTCGCCCGCCGGAGTGAGGAGGGCCGGGCGCGCTGGCCGGTGTGGCGGGCCGTGCTGTTCGCGCTGGGAATGGTGCTCCTGATCCTCGCCACCCAGTCCGCCGCGACCACCCTCACCCTCAACAGCATGGCGCTGTACATGAGCCGCCTGATGGTTCTCGCCGAGGTGGTCCCGCCGCTCCTCATCCTGGGGTTGCCGCGCGGTGTCGCGATTGACCCCCGGCGTCCGCTCGGTCGGATTCTCGGCGTGCTCCTCGACCCGTGGGTGGCGCTCGCGGTCTGGTTCGCGGTCGTCATCTTCTGGAACGTGCCCGCCGGATTCAACGCCAGCATCGTCACGAACACGGCGGGGGCGCTCCTTCCCGCGCTGTACCTGCTGAGCAGCCTGCTCGTGTGGGGGGTCGTCCTCCGTCCGTTGCCGAGCGTGCAGCCCGCGTCCATCGGCTCGCGCGGATGGTTCGGTCTGCTCGCCGCCCTGCCGATGATGAGCGTGGCCGCCGTGTGGCTGTACTCGCGGCAGGTGCTGTACACGCCCTACGTCGCGGCGCTGTGCCTGTGGAACCTCACGCCGCTGGACAACCAGCAGATCAGCGGGTGGATCATGATGCTGGCGGGGACGCCCGCGATGGCGCTGGCGTTCATTCAACTGATGGGCTGGCTGATCGAGTTGACGGACGGGGGCGCGCGGCCCCCGGCGGCGAAGGGGTAG
- a CDS encoding SCO family protein has translation MTEVSLPSSPAARPWYVSALLAVCAVVLVLGGAWGYARLKSPFPFYGTAYDRPTAARTFGGTDQNGQPWTFQPGGSGRTTALFFGFTHCPNICPLSLAYLEKARQALPAAQRDRFDVVLVSVDPARDTPARLKEYVDFFGKAIAVRIPEPDLAAAARAYGVAYQKADVRSETEYQINHTTGTYLIDASGRLRVLWDYTQLPQVERVVRDLTYVMENPAP, from the coding sequence ATGACCGAAGTCTCCCTGCCCTCGTCCCCCGCCGCGCGTCCCTGGTACGTGTCGGCGCTCCTCGCCGTGTGCGCCGTCGTGCTCGTGCTGGGGGGGGCATGGGGCTACGCGCGGCTGAAGAGTCCCTTCCCCTTCTACGGCACGGCCTACGACCGCCCGACCGCCGCGCGGACCTTCGGCGGCACCGACCAGAACGGGCAGCCGTGGACCTTCCAGCCGGGGGGGAGCGGGCGCACGACCGCCCTCTTCTTCGGCTTCACCCACTGCCCGAACATCTGCCCCCTGAGTCTGGCCTACCTCGAAAAGGCCCGCCAGGCGCTGCCCGCCGCCCAACGTGACCGCTTCGACGTGGTGCTCGTCAGCGTGGACCCGGCCCGCGACACGCCTGCCCGATTGAAGGAATATGTGGACTTCTTCGGGAAGGCGATCGCCGTGCGGATTCCTGAGCCTGACCTCGCGGCAGCGGCCCGTGCCTACGGCGTGGCGTACCAGAAGGCCGACGTGCGGAGCGAGACGGAGTATCAGATCAATCACACGACGGGCACGTACCTCATCGACGCCTCCGGCAGGCTCCGCGTGCTGTGGGACTACACCCAGCTTCCGCAGGTGGAGCGGGTGGTGCGTGACCTCACCTACGTCATGGAGAACCCGGCCCCGTGA
- a CDS encoding copper chaperone PCu(A)C translates to MLNRLATLTPLLAALALAAVVLPASAGHSGHPAAPVTPAAQSAAPLPLTVRGATVVAVPPGATETSIFMTLHNKGRTPVTLTGVRAAVARHGMLMATRRDSQGRTGMTNVKTLTVPAGGTLRLSATGDHLMLMDFTRPLRVGETLPLTLVGTGGRTLPVKAVVRKP, encoded by the coding sequence ATGCTCAACCGTCTTGCCACCCTGACCCCCCTGCTCGCGGCCCTCGCGCTCGCGGCGGTCGTGCTTCCGGCCTCGGCGGGGCACTCGGGGCACCCCGCTGCACCCGTCACACCTGCCGCACAAAGCGCCGCCCCCCTGCCCCTGACCGTGCGGGGCGCGACGGTGGTCGCCGTGCCCCCCGGCGCGACCGAGACGAGCATATTCATGACGCTGCACAACAAGGGGCGCACGCCCGTCACCCTGACCGGGGTGCGTGCCGCCGTCGCCCGCCACGGCATGTTGATGGCGACACGCCGGGACAGTCAGGGGCGCACGGGCATGACGAACGTGAAGACCCTGACCGTCCCCGCCGGGGGCACCCTGCGGCTGTCCGCGACGGGCGACCACCTCATGCTGATGGACTTCACCCGTCCCCTGCGCGTGGGGGAGACGCTTCCTCTTACCCTGGTCGGGACGGGGGGGCGGACGCTCCCGGTGAAGGCCGTCGTCCGCAAGCCGTGA
- a CDS encoding substrate-binding domain-containing protein translates to MRKPTIQDVARRAGVGVGTVSRVLNNHAAVKGATRETVLRAIGDLDYTPNPHARRIAGGKSYTISVLLPVVTTEFYVRLLDGLETAFQEARYDVAIFPLLDRSRLERYLGSHTLAYQADGLVMATYNLSGLFQERRLRPQQPTVLVDAHAEGVDCAYMDNVTGGQLAGEHAAALPGELYAIWVETELDQLFTTLVFEERRAGFHRAVAEAGRTVRAEFTSSFDPLAARNAASALLDAAHFPCAVFASADLLAGALLDEAGARGLRVGHDLRVIGFDDQPWAAARGLTTLHQPVESMGHEAAQLLLSRLGGYRGPPRARRFEPRLIVRETA, encoded by the coding sequence ATGAGAAAGCCCACGATTCAGGATGTCGCCCGGCGGGCGGGCGTCGGGGTCGGCACGGTGTCACGGGTGCTGAACAACCACGCCGCCGTCAAGGGCGCGACGCGCGAGACGGTGCTGCGGGCCATCGGCGACCTCGACTACACGCCCAACCCGCACGCCCGGCGCATCGCGGGGGGCAAGAGCTACACCATCAGCGTGCTGCTGCCCGTCGTGACGACCGAGTTCTACGTGCGGCTGCTCGACGGGCTGGAGACGGCCTTTCAGGAGGCCCGCTACGACGTGGCGATCTTTCCCCTGCTCGACCGCTCGCGGCTGGAGCGGTATCTCGGCTCGCACACGCTGGCGTACCAGGCCGACGGCCTCGTGATGGCGACCTACAACCTCTCGGGGCTGTTTCAGGAGCGGCGGCTGCGGCCCCAGCAGCCCACCGTCCTCGTGGACGCGCACGCCGAGGGGGTGGACTGCGCGTACATGGACAACGTAACGGGCGGGCAACTCGCGGGCGAGCACGCGGCGGCCCTGCCCGGCGAGCTGTACGCGATCTGGGTGGAGACCGAACTCGACCAGCTCTTCACCACCCTCGTCTTCGAGGAACGCCGCGCCGGATTTCACCGTGCGGTGGCGGAGGCGGGCCGTACCGTGCGTGCCGAGTTCACCTCCAGCTTCGACCCGCTCGCCGCGCGCAACGCCGCGTCCGCCCTGCTCGACGCGGCCCACTTCCCCTGCGCCGTGTTCGCCTCCGCCGACCTGCTCGCCGGGGCGCTCCTCGACGAGGCGGGGGCGCGGGGGCTGAGGGTCGGCCACGACCTGCGCGTCATCGGTTTCGACGACCAGCCGTGGGCCGCCGCGCGGGGCCTGACCACGCTCCACCAGCCCGTCGAGAGCATGGGCCACGAGGCCGCGCAACTCCTCCTCTCCCGCCTCGGCGGCTACCGGGGACCCCCCCGCGCCCGCCGCTTCGAGCCTCGGCTGATCGTGCGGGAGACGGCGTAG
- a CDS encoding GGDEF domain-containing protein, whose protein sequence is MPTDRPWEVSQRRMFMVLAWAGALACMTALWVQHPNYDPLDRVALPLLALLLLALQTALTARWLPILTAANVIYAATTVYFLLALEQQFRVFVPGARMLSESTYWFSLLYAAPFLLYPPRRAALWAAATYAVVLGLCLFNLSLTGWADERLLGSVLQFLLVGAVTIVVQGTFGVQRGQLLAMREAAYRDALTGLANRRAAEERLDALAESGGRYTVVLFDLDHFKQVNDAYGHGVGDRVLRGVARAAREVVPPGGMAARWGGEEFVLLLPSLEDGPLRHLLKTLRAHLRDERHGEVTGVTASFGVAVARPGESPDDVVARADAAMYGVKRHGRDEVRVAETRH, encoded by the coding sequence ATGCCCACGGACCGGCCCTGGGAGGTCTCGCAGCGGCGGATGTTCATGGTGCTGGCGTGGGCGGGGGCGCTGGCGTGCATGACGGCGCTGTGGGTGCAGCATCCCAACTACGACCCGCTCGACCGGGTGGCGCTGCCCCTGCTGGCGCTGCTGCTGCTCGCGCTCCAGACGGCGCTGACGGCCCGCTGGCTGCCCATCCTCACGGCGGCGAACGTCATCTACGCGGCGACCACGGTGTACTTTCTGCTGGCGCTGGAGCAGCAGTTCCGGGTGTTCGTGCCGGGGGCACGGATGCTCAGCGAGAGCACGTACTGGTTCTCGCTGCTGTACGCCGCGCCCTTCCTGCTCTACCCGCCTCGCCGGGCGGCGCTGTGGGCGGCGGCGACCTACGCGGTCGTGCTGGGGCTGTGCCTGTTCAATCTCAGCCTCACGGGGTGGGCCGATGAGCGGCTCCTCGGCTCGGTCCTGCAATTCCTGCTCGTCGGGGCCGTGACCATCGTGGTGCAGGGGACCTTCGGCGTGCAGCGCGGGCAACTGCTCGCCATGCGCGAGGCCGCGTACCGTGACGCCCTGACCGGCCTCGCCAACCGCCGCGCCGCCGAGGAACGCCTGGACGCGCTGGCGGAGAGTGGGGGGCGCTACACGGTCGTGCTGTTCGACCTCGACCACTTCAAGCAGGTCAACGACGCCTACGGTCACGGGGTCGGCGACCGGGTGTTGCGCGGCGTGGCGCGGGCCGCGCGGGAGGTGGTGCCCCCCGGCGGGATGGCGGCCCGTTGGGGCGGGGAGGAGTTCGTGCTGCTGCTGCCGTCGCTGGAGGACGGCCCCCTGCGTCACCTCCTCAAGACCCTGCGCGCCCACCTGCGCGACGAACGTCACGGCGAGGTCACGGGCGTGACCGCCAGCTTCGGCGTGGCCGTCGCCCGGCCCGGCGAGTCTCCCGACGACGTGGTGGCCCGCGCCGACGCCGCCATGTACGGAGTCAAGCGGCACGGGCGCGACGAGGTGAGGGTGGCGGAGACGAGGCATTGA
- a CDS encoding thymidine kinase, with protein MLKSPYHGGHLEVIVGPMFSGKSEELIRRLNRAVIARQRVAVFKPALDNRYHASQVASHAGRTIEAVAVQGVAAIGAHLAGEGTLLSAPGHLLPEVVGIDEAQFFGPDLGPLALGLAEAGVRVILAGLDLDFRAEPFGCVPDLLARAESVEKLTAICTVCGAPATRSQRLIGGQPARYDDPVVLVGAQETYEARCRVHHIVRR; from the coding sequence GTGCTCAAGTCCCCCTATCACGGCGGCCACCTCGAGGTGATCGTCGGGCCGATGTTCAGCGGCAAGAGTGAGGAACTCATCCGCCGCCTCAACCGCGCCGTCATCGCCCGGCAGCGGGTGGCCGTGTTCAAGCCCGCGCTCGACAACCGCTATCACGCCTCGCAGGTCGCCAGCCACGCGGGCCGCACCATCGAGGCGGTGGCGGTGCAGGGCGTGGCGGCCATCGGCGCGCACTTGGCGGGGGAGGGAACGCTCCTCTCCGCGCCGGGGCACCTGCTCCCCGAGGTCGTGGGCATCGACGAGGCGCAGTTCTTCGGGCCGGACCTGGGGCCGCTCGCGCTGGGGCTGGCGGAGGCGGGGGTGCGGGTGATCCTCGCCGGGCTGGACCTCGACTTCCGCGCCGAGCCGTTCGGCTGCGTGCCCGACCTGCTCGCCCGCGCCGAGAGCGTGGAGAAGCTGACGGCGATCTGCACCGTTTGCGGTGCCCCCGCCACCCGCTCCCAGCGCCTCATCGGCGGCCAGCCCGCCCGCTACGACGATCCCGTGGTCCTCGTCGGCGCGCAGGAGACGTACGAGGCTCGCTGCCGCGTTCATCACATCGTCCGGCGGTGA